One Meiothermus sp. CFH 77666 genomic window carries:
- a CDS encoding glycine--tRNA ligase, producing the protein MPAETMEELVSLCKRRGFIFPGSDIYGGLQGTYDYGPLGVELKNNLKAAWWKAMVYERDDMEGLDASILTHRLVLFYSGHEATFSDPLVDNRVSKKRYRLDHLLKEQKPEVLAALSQAMGLHESDNLAALVSRLLAEPEKAALAMNSTRVVDPADGAPGDWTPPRPFNMMFKTSIGPVADEDSYGYLRPETAQGIFVNFKNVLDSTSRRLPFGIAQIGKAFRNEITPRNFIFRVREFEQMEIEYFVKPGTDEEWHERWLETRLQWWEAQGIPRQQIRVLDVPKEDLSHYSKRTFDLMYNYPTLGFEEIEGIANRSDYDLGSHTKGQAELGIQARVLENHDSTAKLAVQDPETKQWFVPFVIEPSAGVDRGVLAILAEAYTKEKLENGEERVVLRLKPHLAPIKVAVIPLAKNKEEITSYARRLKAELQALGFGRVLYEDTGNIGKAYRRHDEVGTPFCITVDYDTIGKSQDGSTTLQDTVTVRDRDTMQQERVSVKELAQYLQERLRG; encoded by the coding sequence ATGCCTGCTGAAACGATGGAAGAACTGGTGAGTTTGTGCAAGCGCCGGGGGTTCATTTTTCCCGGCTCGGACATTTACGGGGGGCTCCAGGGCACCTACGACTACGGCCCGCTGGGGGTCGAGCTGAAAAACAACCTTAAGGCGGCCTGGTGGAAAGCCATGGTTTACGAGCGCGACGATATGGAGGGGCTGGACGCCAGCATCCTCACCCACCGGCTGGTGCTCTTTTATTCCGGCCACGAGGCCACCTTTTCCGACCCCCTGGTAGATAACCGGGTCTCCAAAAAGCGCTACCGCCTGGATCACCTGCTCAAGGAGCAAAAACCCGAGGTGCTGGCAGCGCTGTCGCAGGCCATGGGCTTGCACGAGAGCGACAACCTGGCGGCGCTGGTCTCGCGCCTGCTGGCCGAGCCGGAAAAGGCCGCCCTGGCCATGAACTCCACTCGGGTAGTGGACCCCGCCGACGGTGCGCCGGGCGACTGGACGCCCCCCCGCCCCTTCAACATGATGTTCAAGACCAGCATTGGCCCGGTGGCCGACGAAGACTCCTACGGCTACCTGCGCCCCGAGACCGCACAGGGCATCTTCGTCAACTTCAAAAACGTGCTGGACTCCACGTCCCGCCGGCTGCCATTTGGCATCGCCCAGATTGGCAAGGCCTTCCGCAACGAAATCACCCCCCGCAACTTCATCTTCCGGGTGCGCGAGTTCGAGCAGATGGAAATTGAGTACTTCGTCAAACCCGGCACCGACGAAGAGTGGCATGAACGCTGGCTCGAGACCCGTCTGCAGTGGTGGGAGGCCCAGGGAATCCCCCGCCAGCAAATCCGGGTGCTGGACGTGCCCAAAGAAGACCTCTCGCACTACTCCAAGCGCACCTTCGACCTGATGTACAACTACCCCACCCTGGGCTTTGAGGAAATCGAGGGCATTGCCAACCGCAGCGACTACGACCTGGGCAGCCACACCAAGGGCCAGGCCGAGCTGGGCATCCAGGCCCGGGTGCTGGAAAACCACGACTCCACCGCCAAACTGGCCGTCCAGGATCCGGAAACCAAGCAGTGGTTCGTGCCCTTTGTGATTGAGCCCTCGGCGGGGGTGGATCGGGGGGTTCTGGCGATTCTGGCCGAAGCCTACACCAAAGAAAAGCTGGAAAATGGGGAAGAACGTGTGGTGTTGAGGCTCAAACCGCACCTGGCCCCCATTAAGGTAGCGGTCATTCCCCTGGCCAAAAACAAGGAGGAAATTACTAGCTATGCCCGCCGTCTCAAGGCCGAGCTACAGGCGCTGGGCTTTGGGCGGGTGCTCTACGAGGACACCGGCAACATCGGCAAGGCCTACCGCCGCCACGACGAGGTGGGTACGCCCTTCTGCATAACGGTTGACTACGACACCATCGGCAAGAGCCAGGACGGCAGTACCACCCTGCAAGACACCGTAACGGTGCGCGACCGCGATACCATGCAGCAGGAAAGGGTGTCCGTCAAGGAGCTAGCCCAGTATCTTCAAGAGCGCTTGCGGGGCTGA
- the floA gene encoding flotillin-like protein FloA (flotillin-like protein involved in membrane lipid rafts) — MEFGALIIAGIALLAVFLFFYLVPVPLWITALFSGVNVPLTALVGMRFRRIPPAKIVNPMIKAFKAGIPVETAKLEAQYLAGGNVDRVVDALIAADKAGIKLNFDRAAAIDLAGRDVLDAVRLSVNPKVITSPMVAGMAKDGIQLLATARITVRANIDRLVGGAGEETIVARVGEGIVASIGQSEDHKQVLEQPDRISKTVLAKGLDAGTAFEILSVDIAEVDVGKNIGAQLRTDQAEADKKIAQAKAEERRAMAVAVEQENAALVEAMRAKLVEAQAAVPMALAEALRSGRMGVMDYYQLKNIEADTDMRESISKASGGGTPEGGPSGAQR, encoded by the coding sequence ATGGAGTTTGGAGCTTTGATCATCGCAGGTATCGCGTTACTGGCTGTTTTTCTGTTCTTTTATCTGGTTCCCGTGCCGCTGTGGATTACGGCGCTCTTTTCGGGGGTGAACGTACCCCTCACCGCGCTGGTGGGTATGCGTTTCCGACGCATCCCACCCGCCAAGATTGTCAACCCCATGATCAAGGCGTTCAAGGCCGGTATTCCGGTGGAAACTGCCAAGCTCGAGGCCCAGTACCTGGCCGGTGGCAACGTAGACCGGGTAGTAGACGCCCTCATTGCCGCCGACAAGGCCGGCATCAAGCTCAACTTCGACCGCGCCGCCGCCATTGACCTGGCAGGCCGCGACGTGCTGGATGCCGTGCGGCTTTCGGTCAACCCCAAGGTGATTACCAGCCCCATGGTGGCGGGTATGGCCAAAGACGGTATCCAGCTCCTGGCTACCGCCCGGATCACCGTGCGGGCCAACATTGACCGCCTGGTGGGGGGTGCAGGGGAGGAAACCATCGTAGCCCGGGTTGGCGAGGGTATTGTGGCCTCCATCGGCCAGTCGGAAGACCACAAGCAGGTGCTCGAGCAGCCCGACCGCATCTCCAAAACCGTGCTGGCCAAGGGTCTGGACGCCGGCACCGCTTTTGAGATTCTTTCGGTAGACATCGCCGAGGTGGACGTGGGCAAAAACATCGGGGCTCAGCTTCGCACCGACCAGGCCGAAGCCGACAAGAAAATCGCCCAGGCCAAGGCCGAGGAGCGTCGGGCCATGGCGGTCGCGGTAGAACAGGAAAATGCGGCTCTGGTCGAGGCCATGCGGGCCAAGCTGGTCGAGGCCCAGGCCGCCGTTCCGATGGCGCTGGCCGAGGCGCTCCGGAGTGGACGCATGGGAGTAATGGACTACTACCAGCTCAAGAACATCGAGGCCGACACCGATATGCGCGAATCCATCAGCAAGGCCAGCGGCGGTGGCACCCCTGAGGGCGGGCCAAGCGGTGCCCAGCGCTGA
- the ybeY gene encoding rRNA maturation RNase YbeY, producing the protein MAQVNLVVHTPAPRGLGSQLRKAVQGLLADLGHPDKTLTIVLTDDQEIRALKRQHWGEDAPTDVLSFPTYEPGDPFMPAHLGDIVISLDTARRQAAEQGHSLVQEVKVLAAHSLWHLLGHDHDSEADWEGFQRVQARILEL; encoded by the coding sequence ATGGCACAGGTAAATCTGGTAGTCCATACCCCCGCACCCAGGGGCCTGGGCTCACAGCTACGCAAGGCCGTGCAAGGTCTGCTGGCCGACCTGGGCCATCCCGATAAAACCCTCACCATCGTTCTAACCGATGACCAGGAAATTCGCGCCCTCAAGCGGCAGCACTGGGGGGAGGATGCCCCCACCGATGTGCTTTCGTTTCCCACTTACGAACCCGGCGACCCCTTTATGCCTGCCCACCTGGGCGATATTGTGATCAGCCTGGATACCGCCCGTCGTCAGGCGGCGGAACAGGGCCACAGCCTTGTCCAGGAGGTCAAGGTACTGGCCGCTCACTCCTTGTGGCATCTACTCGGGCACGATCACGACTCCGAGGCGGATTGGGAGGGGTTTCAGCGGGTGCAAGCCCGCATCCTCGAGCTCTAG
- a CDS encoding ATP-dependent Clp protease ATP-binding subunit — translation MNRYDDRARLVFHYAREEGSRLGHSMIGPEHLLLGLMREGGTAARILMEYGASLEAMRRMVEELVGRGEGSRTGEPPAITPRARRVMELAGAEARNMSSQVIGTEHILLGIIREGDGIAYRIMTHYAKDVDTIRWRVLSQAGEQTKEKAVATPFLDEYGRDLTREAREGKLDPVIGRAEEINRVIQILARRTKNNPVLVGDPGVGKTAIVEGLAQAIVEGRVPPVLRGARIVSVDLAGVVAGTKYRGEFEERLRQIIEELKNAKVVAFIDELHTLIGAGGAEGTLDAANILKPPLSRGEIQVIGATTTGEYHRYIEKDAALERRFQPVIVLEPTPEETLEILKGLRPRYEAHHGVVIPDEILGLSVKIGIRSLPGRNFPDKAIDLIDEAASRVRLNDSLGLPVAMDEDGTPLVAREDVESVVDSWGGVYVDDKDDSKLFGLEEELNKRVIGQKEAVEALAAALRRSRVGLGGRTRVSASFLFVGSSGVGKTHLAKALAEVLFGSERALIRFDMSEFQEPHSISKLIGAPPGYVGYEQGGRLTEAVRRQPFSVVLLDEIEKAHPDIYNTFLQVLDEGRLTDGLGRTVDFRRVILIMTSNTGFNVGPAIGFTNREVDTESPLKALFTPEFLDRLDEVIRFRNLNEAELVQVAQIMLEDIAKELESREKTVRFDPAVASWLVEQAPKQGSTRVLRNLIREKIEDPLSLELLSRPGRTLFVTLKDGGITFEEQELSMGLA, via the coding sequence TTGAACAGGTACGACGATCGCGCCAGGTTGGTATTTCACTATGCCAGGGAGGAAGGGAGCCGACTGGGTCATAGCATGATCGGGCCGGAGCACCTGCTTCTGGGCCTGATGCGCGAAGGGGGTACAGCCGCACGCATCCTGATGGAGTATGGTGCGAGCCTCGAGGCCATGCGCCGCATGGTCGAAGAACTGGTGGGCCGGGGCGAGGGCAGCCGCACCGGCGAACCCCCCGCCATCACCCCCCGCGCCCGGCGGGTCATGGAGCTGGCCGGAGCCGAGGCCCGCAACATGTCCAGCCAGGTAATCGGCACCGAGCACATCCTGCTGGGCATCATCCGCGAGGGCGACGGCATCGCTTATCGCATCATGACCCACTACGCCAAGGATGTGGACACCATCCGCTGGCGGGTGCTGTCACAAGCGGGTGAGCAAACCAAGGAAAAAGCGGTGGCCACACCTTTCCTGGACGAGTACGGGCGCGACCTGACCCGCGAGGCCCGCGAGGGCAAACTCGACCCGGTGATTGGCCGGGCCGAAGAGATTAACCGGGTCATCCAGATTCTGGCCCGCCGCACCAAGAACAACCCGGTGCTGGTCGGCGACCCCGGCGTGGGCAAGACCGCTATTGTGGAGGGGCTGGCCCAGGCCATTGTGGAAGGGCGCGTTCCACCGGTGCTGCGCGGGGCCCGCATCGTCTCGGTTGACCTGGCCGGAGTGGTGGCGGGTACCAAGTACCGGGGCGAGTTTGAAGAACGCCTGCGGCAGATTATCGAAGAACTCAAAAATGCCAAAGTGGTGGCTTTCATAGACGAGCTGCACACCCTGATTGGGGCCGGGGGCGCCGAGGGCACCCTGGACGCCGCGAACATCCTTAAGCCGCCTCTGAGCCGGGGGGAGATACAGGTTATCGGGGCTACCACCACCGGCGAGTACCATCGCTACATCGAAAAGGACGCGGCCCTCGAGCGCCGCTTCCAGCCTGTGATTGTGCTCGAGCCCACCCCCGAGGAGACCCTGGAAATCCTCAAAGGTCTGCGTCCGCGCTACGAGGCCCACCACGGGGTGGTGATTCCCGATGAAATCCTGGGCCTCTCGGTCAAGATTGGCATTCGCAGCCTGCCCGGGCGCAACTTCCCCGACAAGGCCATTGACCTGATTGACGAGGCCGCCAGCCGGGTGCGCCTGAACGACTCGCTGGGCCTGCCGGTGGCCATGGACGAGGACGGCACCCCTCTGGTGGCCCGCGAGGACGTCGAGAGCGTGGTGGACTCCTGGGGCGGGGTCTACGTGGACGACAAGGACGACAGCAAGCTCTTTGGCCTGGAAGAAGAGCTCAACAAGCGGGTCATCGGCCAGAAAGAGGCCGTCGAGGCGCTGGCCGCAGCCCTGCGGCGCAGCCGGGTGGGCCTGGGCGGGCGTACCCGGGTCTCGGCCAGTTTCCTGTTTGTTGGCTCTTCGGGGGTGGGCAAAACCCACCTGGCCAAAGCCCTAGCCGAGGTGCTGTTTGGCAGTGAGCGGGCCCTGATCCGCTTCGACATGAGCGAGTTCCAGGAACCCCACTCCATCTCCAAGCTCATCGGGGCCCCGCCGGGCTACGTGGGCTACGAGCAGGGGGGCCGCCTGACCGAGGCAGTGCGCCGCCAGCCCTTCAGCGTGGTGCTGCTCGACGAAATCGAGAAAGCTCACCCCGACATCTACAACACCTTCTTGCAGGTGCTCGACGAGGGCCGCCTCACCGACGGCCTGGGCCGCACGGTGGACTTCCGCCGGGTTATCTTGATCATGACCTCCAACACCGGTTTCAACGTAGGGCCCGCCATCGGCTTCACCAACCGGGAGGTGGACACCGAAAGCCCGCTCAAGGCCCTCTTTACGCCGGAGTTCCTAGACCGCCTGGACGAGGTGATTCGCTTCCGCAACCTGAATGAGGCCGAACTGGTGCAGGTGGCGCAAATTATGCTCGAGGACATCGCCAAAGAGCTCGAGTCCCGCGAGAAAACCGTCCGCTTCGACCCCGCCGTGGCCTCCTGGCTGGTCGAGCAGGCCCCCAAGCAGGGCAGCACTCGAGTCCTGCGTAACCTGATCCGCGAAAAGATCGAAGACCCCCTCTCGCTCGAGCTGCTCTCCCGCCCGGGCCGCACCCTCTTCGTAACCCTCAAGGACGGCGGCATCACCTTCGAGGAACAGGAGCTGAGTATGGGCCTGGCATAA
- a CDS encoding dihydrofolate reductase → MARKIALVAAMDQNRAIGRAGALPWHLPDDLKRFRALTLGKTVLMGRKTYQSIGRPLPQRRNVVLTHDPSFRADGVEVVHSLEEALKLDEELMVIGGGEIYALCLPLATHMYLTLVDTLVPDADTFFPAWNDQDWREIYREFHPADERHAFSFTYVDLERISEKIEKFSAGSLDSILSDQVGNKK, encoded by the coding sequence ATGGCCCGAAAGATAGCCCTGGTGGCCGCCATGGATCAGAACCGCGCCATTGGGCGCGCGGGCGCTCTGCCCTGGCACCTGCCCGATGACCTCAAGCGCTTCAGGGCGCTCACCCTGGGCAAAACCGTGTTGATGGGGCGCAAGACCTACCAGAGCATTGGCCGCCCGCTCCCCCAGCGGCGCAACGTGGTGCTTACCCACGACCCCAGCTTCAGGGCTGATGGGGTAGAGGTCGTGCATTCTTTAGAAGAAGCCCTGAAGCTCGACGAGGAGCTGATGGTCATTGGGGGTGGGGAAATTTACGCCCTCTGCCTGCCCCTTGCTACGCACATGTATCTGACCTTGGTGGATACCTTAGTACCGGATGCAGACACTTTTTTTCCTGCGTGGAACGACCAGGACTGGCGTGAAATTTATCGAGAATTTCACCCTGCCGACGAGCGTCACGCTTTTTCGTTTACCTACGTGGACCTCGAGCGCATCTCGGAGAAGATCGAGAAGTTTAGCGCGGGTTCGCTCGACAGCATTTTGAGTGACCAGGTGGGCAATAAGAAGTAA
- a CDS encoding hemolysin family protein translates to MESIPGSFGIIVLLILINAFFVAAEFSLVAIRRSRVEQMADSGSWQGGLLKQAMARLDTYIATTQLGITATNLILGAFGEPYVTRLIVAGIAALFGQTEASVAAESSLLSTISFAISVIIITFVTVLFGELIPKGIALQRTEQVAGFTILPLNVFQRLTAPLVWLFNRSGNFFLKLMGLREAPSHSMVGSAEELKLIVEASSKEGVLDESEGEIISQILDLEETPVRSIMVPRVEMVAISAEASLREFWNTAREHRYSRVPVYQDTIDNIIGVAYAKDLLEYSGAVLDSTKVGSICHPAYFVPETMGARELLREMRRRKTHMAIVVDEFKGTAGLITLEDIIEEIIGEIYDESDEEEAAPVQEVSEGVYMLDASIPLEDASEKLGIELPEGEYDTLSGFLMNEFGRIPEVGEKLEYGGFEFIVEMADPRGIERVRAQKKTPQPSDDETLSESVTPEEA, encoded by the coding sequence ATGGAAAGTATCCCTGGCAGTTTTGGAATCATCGTCCTGCTCATCCTGATCAATGCTTTTTTTGTCGCCGCCGAGTTCTCCCTGGTGGCGATCCGGCGCAGCCGGGTCGAACAAATGGCCGACTCTGGCTCCTGGCAGGGCGGTCTGCTCAAGCAGGCCATGGCCCGGCTCGACACCTACATCGCCACCACCCAGCTCGGTATCACCGCCACCAACCTGATTCTGGGTGCATTTGGCGAACCTTACGTTACCCGGCTGATTGTGGCGGGCATTGCGGCCCTCTTTGGCCAGACCGAAGCCTCTGTGGCTGCCGAGAGCAGCCTGCTCTCCACCATCAGTTTTGCCATCTCGGTCATCATCATTACGTTTGTGACGGTGCTTTTTGGGGAGCTGATTCCCAAAGGCATCGCGCTTCAACGTACCGAGCAGGTTGCAGGCTTCACCATCCTGCCGCTCAATGTTTTTCAGCGCCTGACTGCTCCTCTGGTATGGCTATTCAATCGCAGCGGCAACTTCTTCCTGAAGCTTATGGGGCTGAGGGAAGCGCCTTCTCATTCCATGGTGGGGAGCGCCGAAGAGCTCAAGCTGATTGTCGAGGCTTCTTCGAAAGAAGGCGTGCTGGACGAGAGCGAAGGCGAGATTATCAGCCAGATTCTGGATCTGGAAGAGACCCCGGTGCGCTCGATTATGGTGCCACGGGTGGAGATGGTCGCTATCTCGGCAGAGGCTTCGCTGCGAGAGTTCTGGAATACCGCCCGCGAACACCGCTACTCGAGGGTTCCGGTTTACCAGGACACCATAGACAACATCATTGGGGTAGCCTACGCCAAGGATTTGCTCGAGTACAGTGGAGCCGTACTGGACAGCACCAAGGTAGGCAGCATCTGCCACCCCGCCTACTTTGTGCCCGAGACCATGGGAGCGCGGGAACTCCTGCGCGAGATGCGCCGCCGCAAAACCCACATGGCCATTGTGGTGGATGAGTTCAAGGGCACCGCCGGCCTGATTACCCTCGAGGACATCATCGAAGAGATCATCGGAGAGATTTACGACGAGTCCGACGAAGAGGAAGCCGCCCCGGTGCAGGAGGTGTCCGAAGGGGTCTACATGCTGGATGCCTCCATCCCCCTGGAGGACGCCTCGGAGAAACTGGGCATCGAGCTACCCGAGGGCGAGTACGATACCCTGTCGGGCTTCCTGATGAACGAGTTTGGGCGCATCCCCGAGGTGGGGGAAAAGCTCGAGTACGGCGGCTTTGAGTTCATAGTAGAAATGGCCGACCCCAGGGGCATCGAACGGGTACGAGCCCAGAAGAAAACCCCCCAGCCCAGCGACGACGAGACCCTGAGCGAGTCGGTAACCCCTGAGGAAGCCTAG
- a CDS encoding Uma2 family endonuclease, whose translation MVRSVETISTKEYLEGELSSQVRHEYVGGQVYAMAGGSSRHNRVAGNIYVHFWQLAQGKPCRVYQEGMKLHIGVDAGSDAEKLFYYPDVMVVCNKPEPDPYYETEPCILVEVLSPATAAIDLREKRLQYSRLPSLQTYLIVDPESYFVRHFWRNAEGAWQHQNLAGDGEIPLPCLDAMLTLPQVYRGVFS comes from the coding sequence ATGGTTCGATCCGTAGAAACCATTAGTACTAAGGAATATCTGGAGGGTGAGCTTTCCAGCCAAGTCCGCCATGAATATGTGGGCGGGCAGGTCTACGCGATGGCAGGCGGAAGCAGTCGTCACAATCGGGTGGCGGGGAATATCTACGTGCATTTCTGGCAACTGGCCCAAGGGAAGCCCTGTCGGGTTTATCAGGAGGGCATGAAGCTGCACATTGGGGTGGATGCTGGCAGCGATGCCGAGAAGCTTTTCTACTACCCCGACGTAATGGTGGTATGCAACAAACCCGAGCCCGATCCCTACTACGAGACCGAACCCTGCATTCTGGTGGAGGTGCTTTCGCCCGCCACGGCAGCGATAGACCTGCGCGAGAAACGCTTGCAATACAGTCGCCTGCCCAGTCTGCAAACCTACCTGATCGTAGACCCCGAGAGCTACTTTGTTCGGCACTTCTGGCGTAACGCAGAGGGAGCCTGGCAGCACCAGAACCTGGCCGGAGATGGGGAAATTCCGCTGCCGTGCCTGGATGCTATGCTGACGCTTCCGCAAGTCTATCGAGGCGTTTTTTCATAG
- the cdd gene encoding cytidine deaminase codes for MPKTPKKVLEQLHLLLTRSYAPYSGFAVAAVIKSRSGRLYGGVNVENAAYPLSRCAEQSATLQMVSAGEREIAEVWVMSRGKQPATPCGGCRQVLSEFAHPETPVHCLSADGPEFHTTLGELLPHAFSKQYLDGPESG; via the coding sequence GTGCCCAAAACACCCAAGAAGGTACTGGAACAATTGCACCTGCTTCTAACCCGCTCCTACGCCCCTTACTCTGGCTTTGCTGTTGCGGCAGTCATCAAATCCAGATCGGGCCGATTATACGGCGGCGTGAACGTAGAAAACGCAGCCTATCCCCTATCGCGCTGCGCCGAACAGTCGGCGACTTTGCAAATGGTCTCGGCGGGCGAGCGAGAGATTGCCGAGGTTTGGGTAATGAGTCGGGGCAAACAGCCCGCGACCCCTTGCGGTGGATGTCGACAGGTGCTGAGCGAGTTTGCCCACCCCGAGACCCCGGTGCACTGCCTCAGCGCCGACGGCCCCGAGTTTCATACCACTCTCGGCGAGCTTCTGCCCCACGCCTTTTCCAAGCAGTACCTGGATGGGCCGGAGAGCGGGTAG
- a CDS encoding PhoH family protein encodes MEKSTQTKAIIPLRSPQEALALLGHGDKHLKTLRKLLPAQLVVRGQEVQITGDPDDVRLAERVMRDLVTLVRQGAEIDAGTLEQVILVAENGQSLPVETATPSLGNEITLPGRLKPKTPGQRQYVEAISSHDITFGIGPAGTGKTYLAVAMAVAFLKAKKIKRIILTRPAVEAGERLGFLPGDLQAKIDPYLRPLYDALFDMIDAERFDQYIQSGVIEVAPLAFMRGRTLNDAFIILDEAQNTTPEQMKMFLTRMGFNSRVVITGDITQIDLPKAQKSGLVEALRILKGIQGIAQQRFLESDVVRHPLVARIIKAYEFHEHESERPAER; translated from the coding sequence TTGGAGAAGAGTACGCAAACCAAAGCGATAATCCCCTTACGCTCACCGCAAGAGGCCCTGGCCTTGCTGGGCCACGGCGACAAACATCTCAAAACCTTGCGCAAGCTCCTCCCGGCTCAGTTGGTGGTGCGCGGGCAGGAAGTGCAAATCACGGGCGACCCCGACGACGTACGGCTGGCCGAGCGGGTAATGCGGGATCTGGTCACCCTGGTGCGCCAGGGAGCTGAGATTGACGCAGGAACCCTCGAGCAGGTCATCCTGGTTGCCGAAAACGGCCAGTCGCTGCCGGTCGAGACCGCTACCCCCAGCCTGGGCAACGAGATTACCCTGCCCGGAAGGCTCAAACCCAAAACCCCCGGACAGCGGCAGTACGTGGAGGCCATCAGCAGCCACGACATCACCTTTGGCATCGGCCCTGCCGGAACCGGCAAAACCTACCTGGCTGTTGCCATGGCCGTGGCCTTCTTGAAAGCCAAGAAAATCAAGCGCATCATCCTGACCCGCCCCGCCGTAGAGGCCGGCGAACGGCTGGGTTTTTTGCCCGGCGACCTGCAGGCCAAAATTGACCCCTACCTGCGTCCGCTCTACGATGCCCTCTTCGATATGATTGATGCCGAGCGCTTTGATCAGTACATCCAGTCAGGGGTGATTGAGGTAGCCCCGCTGGCCTTCATGCGCGGGCGTACCCTCAACGATGCTTTTATCATCCTGGACGAGGCGCAAAACACCACTCCCGAGCAGATGAAGATGTTCCTGACCCGCATGGGCTTCAACAGCCGGGTGGTCATCACCGGCGATATTACCCAGATTGACCTGCCCAAAGCCCAGAAAAGCGGCCTGGTAGAAGCCCTGCGGATTCTCAAGGGCATCCAGGGGATTGCCCAGCAGCGCTTTTTGGAGTCCGACGTGGTGCGGCACCCGCTGGTCGCCCGCATCATCAAGGCCTACGAGTTCCACGAGCACGAAAGCGAGCGCCCCGCGGAGCGTTGA
- a CDS encoding diacylglycerol kinase family protein, translated as MPTLTPPPKPGSDPLPLRGLRASFAYAWAGVQLAWKSQRNFRLEVYIGAIALGLALWLQVSLVPVLLLIALVLGLELLNTALEAVVDLVSPNFHPLAKAAKDVAAASVLIVSGIAALIGVLLFLPPLVSRLGLW; from the coding sequence ATGCCCACCCTGACCCCTCCCCCCAAACCCGGCTCTGACCCCCTACCCCTGCGGGGCCTGCGCGCCTCTTTTGCCTATGCCTGGGCGGGAGTTCAACTGGCCTGGAAAAGCCAGCGCAACTTTCGCCTCGAGGTTTACATCGGCGCTATTGCGCTGGGTCTGGCCCTGTGGCTGCAGGTCAGCCTGGTGCCGGTGTTGCTGCTGATTGCCCTGGTGCTGGGCCTGGAGTTGCTCAACACCGCCCTCGAGGCGGTGGTGGATCTGGTCTCACCCAACTTTCATCCCCTGGCCAAGGCTGCCAAGGACGTCGCGGCGGCCAGCGTGCTGATCGTCAGTGGAATTGCCGCTCTGATCGGGGTTCTCCTATTTTTACCGCCGCTTGTGAGCCGGCTAGGGCTGTGGTAA
- a CDS encoding Uma2 family endonuclease, which produces MIVEVLSDRTAETDRGEKWLNYQTLSSLQMYVLLEQTTPRAEVFRRVEGGWFYEKIESGMLRLSCIDLEVTLEDIYSRLD; this is translated from the coding sequence CTGATTGTAGAAGTCCTGTCCGACCGCACTGCCGAGACAGACCGGGGAGAGAAATGGCTCAACTACCAAACTCTAAGCAGTCTGCAAATGTATGTCTTGCTCGAGCAAACCACCCCTCGAGCCGAGGTATTCAGGCGGGTGGAGGGCGGCTGGTTTTACGAAAAAATCGAGAGCGGCATGCTGCGGCTATCCTGCATAGACCTCGAGGTTACGCTCGAGGACATCTATTCCCGGCTGGATTAG